The sequence CACGCGACGAGGCCTGGGCATCGGTGATCGTACGGCTGGCCCGCGGGCGTGCGGTCGCGATCGACTACGCACACCCTGTGGACGACCGCCCGCCGTGCGGGACGCTGGCCGGTTACCGTGACGGGGCGGCCGTCGCACCCGTGCCGGACGGATCGTGCGACATCACCGCGCACGTGGCCCTGGACGCCTGCGCGGCCGCCGGAGAGCGTGCCGGGGCCGCCACGACAGCCCTGACCACGCAGCGGCAGGCGCTGCGCGCCCTCGGCGTCACCGGGGCTCGCCCGCCCGTCGAGCAGGCCCGCAGCGACCCGCGCGGCTATCTCCGCGCCCTGGCCAGGGCCTCCGAGGAGGCCGAACTGATCGCCGTCGAGGGGCTCGGCGGATTCGGCTGGCTGTCACAGACACACCTCTGAGGAGAGCATCGTTCCCAGGTGCGTGGCCCGGTCGAATTTTCCGGTTGCGCAACCCGGTTAGATGAGGACATGCGTCCTGATCTGACTCTCCCCCCGAAGCTGACGGCCGGAGACCGGGTGGCGGTGGTGTCGCCCTCCTTCGCGGCGCCGGGGATGTTCCCGGCCGTGCACGAGCTGGCGATGCGGCGGCTCCGCGACGAGTTCGGGCTGGAGCCCGTGGAATATCCGACGACCCGCCGGTTGGGCGCCACGGCGCGGGATCGGGCGGCCGATCTGATGGACGCGTTCGCCGACCCGGGCATCCGCGCGGTGCTGGCCACGATCGGCGGGGACGACCAGCTCGGCGTGCTGCCCTTCCTGGATCCCGCCGTGGTCACCGCCGACCCCAAGCCGTTCGTCGGCTACAGCGACAACACCAACCTGCTCAACTGGCTGTGGAACCTCGGCGTGGCGGGCTATCACGGCGGATCGACGATGGTGCACCTCGGCCGCGGTGGCGGTCTGCACCCGGTGTCGGCCGGTTCGCTGCGGGCGGCGCTGCTGACCGGCGGGGACATGGAGCTGCATCCGGTCGAGGTGTTCAGCGAGGACGAGCTCGACTGGGGCGATCCCGCGTCGTTGAACCGCGCGGCGCCGACCCGGCCCAGCCCCGGCTGGACCTGGCACCGGCCCGACCGGGTCGTCACCGCCCCCACCTGGGGCGGCAATCTGGAGATCCTGCACTGGAACCTGGCCGCGGACCGATGGATCCGTCCGGTCGAGGACTATGCCGGCTGCGTGCTGCTGCTGGAGACCTCCGAGGAGATGCCCTCGGCCCCGGAGGTGTTCCACATGTTGCGCAACGCGGGCGAACGCGGGCTGCTCGCGCAGTTCCCGGCCATCCTCGTCGGCACGGCCAAAGCCAGCAGCCTGCAGCGCCGCACCGCGTCCGACGAGCGGGACGGCTACCGCGCCGAGCAGCGCGAGGCGATCCTTCGGGCGCTTGACCACTACAGTCCCGAGGCCATGGCGGTGTTCGGCGTCGACTTCGGGCACACCGATCCCCAGTGGGTCCTGCCGTACGGCGGGCTGGTGACCGTGGACGGCCCCGCCCGGCGCGTCATCGCCCATTTCTGACCGACCGCTCCCTGACCGACCGCTCTCTGACCGACCGCGCCACCGGCGCGCACGTACGGCCGGCGCCCCGGTCCGCGCGCCCGCCCAGAGCGTCCGGGCGGCTCGCCCCCGAAGAGCTCGGGGGCGAGCGGCCGGTTCAGACCCTCACCCCAGGGTCAGACCCGCAC comes from Streptosporangium roseum DSM 43021 and encodes:
- a CDS encoding S66 family peptidase, which codes for MRPDLTLPPKLTAGDRVAVVSPSFAAPGMFPAVHELAMRRLRDEFGLEPVEYPTTRRLGATARDRAADLMDAFADPGIRAVLATIGGDDQLGVLPFLDPAVVTADPKPFVGYSDNTNLLNWLWNLGVAGYHGGSTMVHLGRGGGLHPVSAGSLRAALLTGGDMELHPVEVFSEDELDWGDPASLNRAAPTRPSPGWTWHRPDRVVTAPTWGGNLEILHWNLAADRWIRPVEDYAGCVLLLETSEEMPSAPEVFHMLRNAGERGLLAQFPAILVGTAKASSLQRRTASDERDGYRAEQREAILRALDHYSPEAMAVFGVDFGHTDPQWVLPYGGLVTVDGPARRVIAHF